One window of Nymphaea colorata isolate Beijing-Zhang1983 chromosome 11, ASM883128v2, whole genome shotgun sequence genomic DNA carries:
- the LOC116265061 gene encoding uncharacterized protein LOC116265061 isoform X1 yields MDLLGHHNSHRRRQQRWFKLASTDSQNSSKMDASGLRISPAVFAVSIIYLLLLVCTCPVSSSISPDSGVPSTNQTFNVGEELKKLRRIRAHLKKFNKPSVRTIQQSPDGDVIDCVLSHLQPAFDHPKLRGGRPLDPPERPKGHNTEPGTEAQNFQSWNMRGESCPEGTVPIRRVTEADILRASSLARFGRKARRPALRVVRRDTTSSSHEHAVGYMSGEQYYGAKSSLNVWAPFVNNRNEFSLSQMWVISGSFGEDLNTIEAGWQVSPELYGDLRPRFFTYWTTDAYQTTGCYNLLCSGFVQTNNRIAIGAAISPISTYNGGQFDISLLVWKDPKHGNWWLEFGSGVLVGYWPSVLFSHLADHASMVQFGGEIVNTRPYGIHTNTQMGSGHFSDQGFGKSSYFRNLQVVDWDNNLIPPTNLRVVADHPNCYNIQGGINRVWGNYFYYGGPGRNARCP; encoded by the exons ATGGACCTCCTTGGCCATCATAATAGCCATAGAAGAAGACAACAGAGATGGTTCAAACTAGCCTCCACAGACTCTCAAAATTCTTCCAAAATGGACGCTAGCGGTCTCAGGATCTCTCCAGCCGTCTTCGCCGTCTCCATCATTTATCTGCTCCTCCTCGTCTGCACCTGCCCTGTTTCCTCGTCCATCTCGCCTGATTCCGGCGTCCCATCGACCAACCAGACTTTTAATGTGGGGGAGGAGTTGAAGAAGCTGAGGAGGATCAGAGCTCACCTCAAGAAGTTCAACAAGCCTTCTGTCAGGACAATTCAG CAGAGTCCAGACGGTGACGTGATTGACTGTGTTCTTTCTCACCTCCAACCAGCATTTGATCATCCAAAATTGAGAGGAGGAAGGCCTTTG GATCCGCCTGAGAGGCCTAAAGGACACAACACTGAACCAGGGACGGAGGCACAGAACTTTCAATCATGGAACATGAGGGGAGAGTCATGCCCAGAAGGAACCGTGCCCATCAGGAGGGTGACCGAGGCCGACATTCTGCGGGCCAGCTCTCTTGCGAGATTTGGACGGAAGGCAAGGAGGCCGGCACTGAGGGTGGTCCGGCGAGACACGACCAGCAGCAGTCATGAG CATGCAGTCGGATACATGTCAGGGGAGCAATACTACGGGGCCAAGTCTAGCTTAAATGTCTGGGCCCCTTTTGTGAACAACCGAAATGAGTTCAGCCTATCACAGATGTGGGTGATCTCTGGCTCCTTTGGGGAGGATCTCAACACCATTGAAGCCGGATGGCAG GTCAGTCCCGAGTTGTACGGAGACCTTCGTCCCCGATTTTTCACCTACTGGACG ACCGACGCGTACCAGACGACTGGCTGCTACAACCTACTGTGTTCTGGGTTCGTCCAGACCAACAATAGGATCGCCATTGGTGCAGCCATCTCTCCCATCTCCACCTACAATGGCGGCCAATTTGACATCAGCCTGCTGGTCTGGAAG GATCCGAAACATGGGAATTGGTGGCTGGAATTTGGATCGGGAGTGTTGGTGGGGTATTGGCCGTCGGTGTTGTTCAGCCACCTAGCGGACCACGCCAGCATGGTGCAATTTGGAGGAGAAATTGTGAACACCAGGCCTTATGGAATCCACACGAACACTCAGATGGGAAGCGGCCACTTTTCCGACCAGGGATTCGGAAAATCCAGCTATTTCCGGAACTTGCAGGTGGTTGACTGGGATAACAACTTGATCCCTCCGACCAACCTTCGTGTTGTGGCTGATCACCCCAACTGCTACAATATTCAAGGAGGGATCAACAGGGTATGGGGAAATTATTTCTATTACGGCGGCCCTGGAAGAAATGCAAGGTGTCCATGA
- the LOC116265061 gene encoding uncharacterized protein LOC116265061 isoform X2, with protein sequence MDLLGHHNSHRRRQQRWFKLASTDSQNSSKMDASGLRISPAVFAVSIIYLLLLVCTCPVSSSISPDSGVPSTNQTFNVGEELKKLRRIRAHLKKFNKPSVRTIQSPDGDVIDCVLSHLQPAFDHPKLRGGRPLDPPERPKGHNTEPGTEAQNFQSWNMRGESCPEGTVPIRRVTEADILRASSLARFGRKARRPALRVVRRDTTSSSHEHAVGYMSGEQYYGAKSSLNVWAPFVNNRNEFSLSQMWVISGSFGEDLNTIEAGWQVSPELYGDLRPRFFTYWTTDAYQTTGCYNLLCSGFVQTNNRIAIGAAISPISTYNGGQFDISLLVWKDPKHGNWWLEFGSGVLVGYWPSVLFSHLADHASMVQFGGEIVNTRPYGIHTNTQMGSGHFSDQGFGKSSYFRNLQVVDWDNNLIPPTNLRVVADHPNCYNIQGGINRVWGNYFYYGGPGRNARCP encoded by the exons ATGGACCTCCTTGGCCATCATAATAGCCATAGAAGAAGACAACAGAGATGGTTCAAACTAGCCTCCACAGACTCTCAAAATTCTTCCAAAATGGACGCTAGCGGTCTCAGGATCTCTCCAGCCGTCTTCGCCGTCTCCATCATTTATCTGCTCCTCCTCGTCTGCACCTGCCCTGTTTCCTCGTCCATCTCGCCTGATTCCGGCGTCCCATCGACCAACCAGACTTTTAATGTGGGGGAGGAGTTGAAGAAGCTGAGGAGGATCAGAGCTCACCTCAAGAAGTTCAACAAGCCTTCTGTCAGGACAATTCAG AGTCCAGACGGTGACGTGATTGACTGTGTTCTTTCTCACCTCCAACCAGCATTTGATCATCCAAAATTGAGAGGAGGAAGGCCTTTG GATCCGCCTGAGAGGCCTAAAGGACACAACACTGAACCAGGGACGGAGGCACAGAACTTTCAATCATGGAACATGAGGGGAGAGTCATGCCCAGAAGGAACCGTGCCCATCAGGAGGGTGACCGAGGCCGACATTCTGCGGGCCAGCTCTCTTGCGAGATTTGGACGGAAGGCAAGGAGGCCGGCACTGAGGGTGGTCCGGCGAGACACGACCAGCAGCAGTCATGAG CATGCAGTCGGATACATGTCAGGGGAGCAATACTACGGGGCCAAGTCTAGCTTAAATGTCTGGGCCCCTTTTGTGAACAACCGAAATGAGTTCAGCCTATCACAGATGTGGGTGATCTCTGGCTCCTTTGGGGAGGATCTCAACACCATTGAAGCCGGATGGCAG GTCAGTCCCGAGTTGTACGGAGACCTTCGTCCCCGATTTTTCACCTACTGGACG ACCGACGCGTACCAGACGACTGGCTGCTACAACCTACTGTGTTCTGGGTTCGTCCAGACCAACAATAGGATCGCCATTGGTGCAGCCATCTCTCCCATCTCCACCTACAATGGCGGCCAATTTGACATCAGCCTGCTGGTCTGGAAG GATCCGAAACATGGGAATTGGTGGCTGGAATTTGGATCGGGAGTGTTGGTGGGGTATTGGCCGTCGGTGTTGTTCAGCCACCTAGCGGACCACGCCAGCATGGTGCAATTTGGAGGAGAAATTGTGAACACCAGGCCTTATGGAATCCACACGAACACTCAGATGGGAAGCGGCCACTTTTCCGACCAGGGATTCGGAAAATCCAGCTATTTCCGGAACTTGCAGGTGGTTGACTGGGATAACAACTTGATCCCTCCGACCAACCTTCGTGTTGTGGCTGATCACCCCAACTGCTACAATATTCAAGGAGGGATCAACAGGGTATGGGGAAATTATTTCTATTACGGCGGCCCTGGAAGAAATGCAAGGTGTCCATGA